Proteins from one Shewanella pealeana ATCC 700345 genomic window:
- the menE gene encoding o-succinylbenzoate--CoA ligase yields the protein MQAQAISPIHQVAQRNSAAQAYRFMGQSVSYGSLSQGVISLAEQLSAMGLKRGDRLACIGHNCPQLLQIYWACVDSGVLFCPISPRFTSQQIIELMQTHSYHRYWLAADTPADSTLIQALNHQNQFESVTLDFTRQSQRSAPALEPHIAVNAILTSGSSGTPKAAAHSLANHIASAKGSRELIKLAAEDSWLLSLPLFHIGGLAILNRCALAGACVVFEDKRLSLAQQLVRDKISHLSLVSAQLQQLLANSDSENANNDCLNQVKAMLLGGGAISGDLLAELAKRDIKAYTSYGMTEMGSQITTGIARTDGSSGKLLSGRELKIIDGEIWLKGECLFLGYLSEDGLNLPLNKDGWFYTKDLGHFDANANLCIDGRADNMFISGGENIQPEEIEAALKLHPLISDAIVFPVADAKFGNLPAAILKLNESKLNNSSANQPLEAELTEFLADKIARFKRPRQYYPWPEVSSAGIKVVRKQVIEAVKR from the coding sequence ATGCAAGCTCAGGCAATATCACCAATACATCAAGTTGCTCAGCGTAATAGCGCTGCACAGGCTTACCGGTTTATGGGGCAAAGCGTTAGCTACGGCTCACTTAGCCAAGGTGTTATTTCGTTAGCCGAGCAGCTATCAGCCATGGGCTTAAAACGCGGTGACCGCTTAGCTTGTATCGGCCATAACTGTCCGCAACTACTGCAGATCTACTGGGCTTGTGTCGATAGCGGTGTACTCTTCTGCCCCATCTCACCGCGTTTTACCAGCCAGCAAATTATCGAGCTGATGCAGACTCATAGTTATCACCGCTATTGGCTCGCAGCTGACACCCCGGCGGACTCGACACTGATTCAAGCCTTAAATCATCAAAACCAGTTTGAGTCAGTGACGCTAGATTTTACTCGCCAAAGCCAGCGGTCAGCGCCAGCCCTAGAGCCTCACATCGCCGTTAACGCTATTCTCACCTCCGGCAGCAGCGGTACACCTAAAGCCGCCGCCCACAGCCTAGCGAATCATATCGCCAGCGCCAAAGGTTCGAGAGAATTAATAAAGTTAGCAGCAGAAGATAGCTGGTTATTGTCGCTACCACTGTTTCATATCGGTGGCCTCGCGATTTTAAACCGCTGCGCCCTCGCAGGCGCCTGCGTGGTATTTGAAGACAAGCGGCTATCACTCGCCCAGCAGCTTGTTCGTGACAAGATTAGCCACCTCTCCTTAGTGAGCGCACAACTGCAGCAGCTGCTTGCAAATAGTGATAGCGAAAATGCCAATAACGACTGCTTAAACCAAGTCAAAGCCATGCTACTCGGAGGCGGCGCGATCTCAGGCGACCTATTAGCAGAATTAGCCAAGCGCGACATAAAGGCCTACACCAGCTACGGCATGACAGAGATGGGATCGCAGATCACCACAGGCATTGCCCGCACCGACGGATCCAGCGGCAAGCTGTTATCGGGACGAGAACTGAAGATTATCGATGGTGAAATATGGCTAAAAGGCGAGTGTCTGTTTCTTGGATATTTAAGCGAGGACGGTTTAAATTTACCGCTCAATAAAGACGGCTGGTTCTACACCAAAGATCTAGGCCACTTTGATGCAAACGCCAATCTCTGCATCGACGGCCGCGCCGATAACATGTTTATCAGCGGCGGCGAAAACATCCAACCCGAAGAGATAGAAGCCGCTTTAAAGCTGCACCCGTTAATCAGCGATGCCATCGTGTTCCCTGTGGCAGATGCCAAGTTTGGTAATCTCCCAGCAGCCATTCTTAAGTTAAATGAGAGTAAGCTGAATAACAGTTCAGCTAACCAGCCTTTGGAAGCCGAGCTAACAGAGTTCCTCGCCGACAAGATCGCCCGCTTCAAAAGGCCAAGGCAATATTACCCTTGGCCAGAGGTCAGCAGCGCCGGGATTAAGGTTGTACGCAAACAGGTGATAGAGGCAGTTAAGCGTTAG
- a CDS encoding DUF6804 family protein, translated as MPVAVIYIASVLLFLGVAPLPYGYYMLLRLVATVVFVWAALVAHQRKNEVLPWVFGLCAIVFNPIIKIHLPKELWAVIDITAGMLLLAVQKQIKEQSNEST; from the coding sequence ATGCCAGTCGCTGTTATATATATTGCATCAGTTTTGCTATTTCTAGGAGTTGCTCCATTACCTTACGGGTATTATATGCTGCTTCGTTTAGTCGCAACGGTCGTATTTGTGTGGGCAGCTCTAGTAGCTCATCAGAGAAAAAATGAAGTTTTGCCTTGGGTGTTTGGTCTATGTGCAATAGTGTTCAATCCAATAATAAAAATACATCTCCCTAAAGAGTTATGGGCTGTAATTGATATTACTGCTGGCATGTTGTTATTGGCAGTCCAAAAACAAATCAAAGAGCAATCCAATGAAAGCACTTAA
- a CDS encoding IS110-like element ISSpe2 family transposase: MNITTIGLDIAKSVFHFVGVNKAGKLVKKKIIKRKELVLFLAQIEPCLVVMEACGGANYWAREFEKVGHQVKLIAPQYVVPYRQGNKNDYNDALAIAEAAQRPNMRFVEPKPVEQQDIQMLHRMRERLNKQSTALINQVRGMLAEYGIVITKGKASFRTKLPDILENADNELTVKGRSVFYQLYEEFNDIEKRLKNCDAQVQQEVKSNQVCQRLESVPGIGPVTATAFYAAVGQGKDFTNGRHFSAWCGLVPKQHSSGGKNNLLGISKRGNAYLRTLFIHGARTVLQHSSNKTDRFSCWASALAERRGFNRACVAVANKLARIAWVIAAREDEYRITV; this comes from the coding sequence ATGAACATTACTACAATTGGTCTTGATATCGCAAAGTCCGTTTTTCATTTTGTTGGCGTTAATAAAGCCGGAAAGCTTGTCAAAAAGAAGATAATTAAGCGCAAAGAGTTAGTGCTTTTTCTTGCTCAAATAGAACCTTGCCTTGTTGTGATGGAAGCCTGTGGCGGTGCAAACTATTGGGCTAGGGAGTTCGAGAAAGTTGGCCATCAAGTTAAGTTAATAGCACCCCAGTATGTCGTTCCCTACAGACAAGGAAATAAGAATGACTATAACGATGCACTTGCGATAGCTGAAGCAGCACAACGCCCCAACATGCGCTTTGTAGAGCCTAAGCCAGTAGAGCAGCAAGATATTCAGATGCTGCATCGAATGAGAGAAAGACTAAACAAACAATCTACTGCACTGATAAATCAAGTGAGAGGTATGCTCGCTGAGTACGGCATTGTCATCACAAAAGGAAAAGCGTCTTTTAGGACAAAGCTACCAGATATTCTAGAAAATGCCGATAACGAATTAACAGTCAAAGGCCGAAGTGTTTTTTATCAACTATATGAAGAGTTTAATGACATTGAGAAGCGACTTAAAAACTGTGATGCCCAAGTTCAACAAGAGGTGAAAAGTAACCAAGTATGCCAGCGCTTAGAAAGCGTACCAGGCATTGGCCCTGTGACTGCCACAGCATTTTATGCAGCTGTTGGGCAAGGTAAAGATTTTACCAATGGGAGACATTTTTCAGCATGGTGCGGTCTAGTACCCAAACAGCATAGTAGTGGCGGGAAAAATAATTTGCTTGGTATTAGTAAGCGAGGAAACGCTTATTTGAGAACGCTATTTATCCACGGGGCAAGAACTGTCTTACAGCATAGTTCTAATAAAACTGACAGATTTAGTTGCTGGGCTAGCGCACTTGCAGAAAGGCGTGGCTTTAACAGAGCTTGTGTTGCCGTAGCTAATAAGCTTGCACGAATAGCGTGGGTTATAGCAGCAAGAGAAGATGAATACCGTATCACAGTATAA